GCTGGACTCGGCGTAGAAGGGCAGAGCGTAGAGCGTCCCTTCGTTGGAGAGGCCTTCCCGCACCGCGGGCAGCAGGTCATCCAGGTCGTAGTTGGGCTGGACTTGGTCGGGATACTGGGACATGAGGTCGTCGATGGAGTGGATCCAGCCGTTGGCCCCCCAGATGGGCACTTCGAAGGTACCCACGGTCACCACGTCAAAGGACGCCGCGCCGGTGGCCGTGTCCGTGGTCACCCGGGCCCGCAGCTCGTTTTCCGGCAGCACGACCCATTCCAACTTGATGTTGGGGTGGGCGGATTCGAAGCGATCGGACAGGCTTTCCATGACCTTCATGTCCGGGTTGTTGACTGTGGCAATGGTCAGGGTGACCGTTTCCCCCTGGGCCTCGGACGTGGATGCCGCCTCCCCGCCGCCTGTAGCCGGCGCCGATTCGGTCGTGCTCTGGGAGCCCGACGATGGGCAGGCTGCCAGGACCATGGCCAGGGTCAGCAGCAGGCTCATAAACAACAGGATACGGTGCTTGGGTACTTGCATGGATCTCTCCTTTTGGACTCATCTTGCATGGGAAACATGCACTGTAAACAAACGAACGTGCCCCAAACCAGGGCCAGGCATGGCCAACACCCATGTGGGCCCATGCCATGGGTGCAGCCTCTGCGGATGGGGCCTTTGGCCGGGAAGGTGTTCCCAGCGGCTGGCTGTCTCCACTGCGCCTGACTTGTGAGGGACGTTCTGGTGGTCACCTCCATCCTAGGCGATTCAGGGGCGCCCGTCTATTGGCAAAGTCTTTATAAATGGGGTAAAAATGGTTTAGATGTCGGCATGGACCATTTGACTTCTGTTCCAGGGGGTAGTCTCCGAGATGCACACGACCGCTGCTTCGTTGCCCAAACTGCGTCCGGTGGACGTACGGCTCCATCGGGTATCTGGCGAAATCTTCCTCCTCCTGCGCGATCCTTTACAACTCAGCGACAAAACCGTCCTGCTCCCTCAGCTCATGGGGGCGGTGCTCGCCTACTGCGACGGCACCCGCACCGTCGAGCAGATCGCCACCGCCTTTTCCCTGCGCTCTGGAATCTTCTTGTCCCCGGACCTGGTGAACTCGATGCTATCAAAGCTGGACGAAGCCTGCCTGCTGGACAATGAGCGGGCTGCCGAGGCCCGCCGCCAGGCGCTGGCTGCCTACTACCAGGGTCCCTGCCGGCCCTCCCTGCTGGCCGGTTCTGGCTATCCGGATGAGCCCGAGGCGCTTCACGAATTCCTGGAGGGCTACCTGGCCCAGGTTCCTCCAGAACGACGGGAACCGCCCGCTACCGGGGAGGTGGTGGGGCTCCTGAGTCCCCACATTGACTATCCCCGGGGCGGGGCCGTCTATGCCCAGGTCTGGCAGCCCGCAGCCCGGGCCGTACAGGAGGCCGACCTGGCCATCCTCATCGGCACCGACCACTACGGGGATGATCCCTTCACCCTGACCCGCCAGAACTATGCCACTCCCTACGGCATTCTGCCCACGGACCAGGAGGCGGTGAATGCCCTGGCCCAGGCCATCGGCGAGGAGGCAGCCTTTGCCGGCGAACTGCGCCATCGGGGTGAGCACTCCCTGGAGCTGGTGGCCGTCTGGCTGCACCACATGCGCCGCCGCCAGCCCTGTCCGGTCATCCCCATGCTGGTCGGCTCCCTCTACCGCTTTTTCACTGACGGTGCCACGCCCGAAGACGACCCGCTTCTCAACCGGGTGTTGGACACCCTGCGCCAGGTGACGGCAGGTCGGCGGGTGGTGGTGGTGGCATCGGGCGATATGGCCCATGTGGGGCCTGCGTTCGGTGGCCGCCCCCTGAACCTGGCCATCCGGGCTCGGGTGCGGGCAGCCGATGAGGAGCTGATCCAGCATGTGGCCCAGGGGGATCCGGCGGGCTTCTTCGCCGCCATCAAGCGGGTGCGCAACAGCTACAACGTCTGTGGCGTCACCCCCATCTACCTGACCCTGCGGCTTCTGGGCCGGGTGACCGGAGCCCTGTGCGGCTATGCCTCCTGCCCGGCCGATGCCAATGACCAATCCGCGGTGACCATCTGTGGGATGTTGTTTCAACGCTGAGCCTCCCTGGGCTTTCTCCACGCCCTTTGGGACTCTGCGGTAAGAGTTCGCTTCGATTGAGACTCGAGTCATGCCCCATCCGCCCGATTCCCCGGCAGGCGAAGAGCATCGTCCATGGTACCGACTGCGCCTCTTTCACCTGCCTCCCCTCCTGATCGCCCTCTGTGCAGCCCTGCTCCTGGGTATGGCAGGCGGCGCGGATTGCCAGTCGCCAGTTCCCTGGGCCTTCACCTTTCTGAGGCTGGTGCCGGTGTGGCTGCGGTGGAGCCTGGGCGCGCTGGTGCTCCTCGCGGCCCTGCCGGTCGCCTGGCGGTGGCCACGGGCGTGGTCGGCCCGGGGGGCCTCGCGGGGGTGGCCCGGTGGCCGGGTCGGGCAGGCGCTGGCTCTCGCTGTTTCTCTCTGCCTATTTTGGTGGCTT
The DNA window shown above is from Litorilinea aerophila and carries:
- the amrB gene encoding AmmeMemoRadiSam system protein B — translated: MHTTAASLPKLRPVDVRLHRVSGEIFLLLRDPLQLSDKTVLLPQLMGAVLAYCDGTRTVEQIATAFSLRSGIFLSPDLVNSMLSKLDEACLLDNERAAEARRQALAAYYQGPCRPSLLAGSGYPDEPEALHEFLEGYLAQVPPERREPPATGEVVGLLSPHIDYPRGGAVYAQVWQPAARAVQEADLAILIGTDHYGDDPFTLTRQNYATPYGILPTDQEAVNALAQAIGEEAAFAGELRHRGEHSLELVAVWLHHMRRRQPCPVIPMLVGSLYRFFTDGATPEDDPLLNRVLDTLRQVTAGRRVVVVASGDMAHVGPAFGGRPLNLAIRARVRAADEELIQHVAQGDPAGFFAAIKRVRNSYNVCGVTPIYLTLRLLGRVTGALCGYASCPADANDQSAVTICGMLFQR